aggaaccagggggGTGGCTTTGAGCAGCGCTCactctcgcaatgagtacatgagccatccacaaacgctgcctcggtgtgatcgcgaccCAGCCGCTGgcaatgcaccgtagatccaacagcaaagctctctagaggtgagtggaacattaGTGACTttctcagctcgctgaacacacaactgctcggctccgaagaaagaatctgactgaacagatgcactatCCCTGCcatttataccagtatgtccgtgggcgggacatgcaaattctgttcaccaatttttcATTAgccttttcatattcagaggtatccgaggctcccgaaagaagccccttgtgtcactacaatcgacacaacgtcgagtgagtgacaaaagggaaacacactcacaatgcagaacacacacaaacacacagaaccaGGGCATCGGTAAGTCTAGCTGTACAGCCATCTTTTTGTCATTGTTGGCATTACAAGTCAtctgttctctcacacacacacacacacacacacacacacacacgcttgctaaataattttttacaatggaaagtttgaaattaaaatgtttaatcttaaTCGTACATAGCTAACACAGTATGAAATTAGATTTTTCTGAAGTGTCGTTATTTGTACCAACCAAGTGACCTACAAATAAGCTTGTGTAAGCCTGTCTCTTTTCCATTACAAAGACTtaagcaaagtctttctagcaagtcagtccacttgtaGCCATCTTTTGAACACtcccgggaggctatttccagtcacgACAGTGCAGCTCCTAACATTGGGCGCTatagcttcttggttgggcattccaatttctcccattcaatttaatagaagttactgctaaatagtctctgacttCTTGTCTTTCTGGGCCATTTTAGACACTGATCTCTGTCCTATTACTCACTATAACTGAGTGCTAGCTGTGATCTCTCATAAATGCTATACCTTGGTAAGAGTGTCAGAGACCAGTCACGTGgatgccatgcgaggatcggATGTTTAAACGGCAAGCTCTGCGAACTTTGCTAGTTTTgatacttttaatgacataaactggtgATATCCAATatactctgttccataactgttctaggagaacaatatgtcaaagaattcaaattcctcaggctctggagacattaaaagacatttaagTGCTCAAGCTATCcaatatcaataaaaattgtCAGAAACATAGACTTCTTACTCTTGCTAGTTAATCAGCAGCTTTGGTTAGTGTTTGAGTGGGTTAGTGACAACAAAGCTCACACAGTCTCCAGTGCAGGCAGGCGTGTCAAGCATAGCCATCATGGGGTACCTCTGGGGCACGCCTCTTAAATCTGAGCTGGGGTGAGCCACAAGTGGCAAATCCCTCCTTCCCCCTATCCTGAGGCTCCTCCTTGGCTACAGGTGGAGAAGAAGGATGGAGTGCAGGTTTATCCTGGCAGAACTCAGGGGGTGAAAGCACCGGAGTATTGTTGGCATGTGCTGGAGTCGTGAGGGGCTCAGATGGAGTGGGAGTAGGTGTGGATGTCAGAGGACAAGGAGGCTCCTTAGAGGTGCATTGTTCCAAGTTCAAGACCTCATAATCGGTCATGTCAAAATCATGGCCTGAACAGTACATTAAAACACAAACTATGACTACAACTGCaattaaattgtaaatattatttaactaTACCACTCTTTGgaatatttgattctgattggccaatAATGGCATTGAGCAGTAAGAATCTTTGTGTAATATCTGTTAAATAAAATTTCCTTTACATCTGGTTTCTTATATAGCTGTGCAAGTTTCATATCTCTTGTATCACTCTGTCATTGCGTACATAATATTTAGTCTTCGAACTTTgaatttgaagtttgttcagatCCAGTTAGATCAATTTCATTACAGAAAGATCTAAAAAGAGTGAAAATAATGATTTACTAATTCAatccgatctcatgaaaattcttaaaggggtcatataatggtacatgcactttttcaagttgattgtactgaaatgtgtgttggctgtgcctgtacacaaccatcctattatgataaaaatccatccagtgtttttgttttaatctccttatatattttcccctgcctcaaatcgagccgttcaaccgtgtgacgtcacacggtcagacgcccctcccaggattgttgattgacagcagtgtttcaacacagacccgccctcgctcgtgagcgagctgtcaatcatagtccgtcatcattgttgatacactgaaGCAGAATggtgcctaagcgattgtgggtgttctgttcttcggtgtaataacgaacacagcagtcattttgatgttcctaaatctgaaccgctgaagacccagtggctgagttttgtttacgatgggaatattccccacgagcaacgtcaatgcgttcatgtttgcactaatcatttttcaccagactgctttataaaccagggtcagtataaagctggttttgctaagaagctgctgaaaaaagattcggtaccaactatttatattccctctgcccctccagaagaagtaagtgtaacgttttattaacctttatattaatctttgcaaatcacttgcacgcttcacaatgaatgtggctaatgtttacactcagggtacattacggcatgttttccataacgttacgacgttctcaatataattcataatcacacgtttataatgaacaacgcgttatggttattgtgttattaaaaactgtgtacggaggggcgggtgaccaaagctcattatcatttaaagtcatatgcactgaacggcgtgctgaaaacagagctgtttttgagcaggtaaaattagtgttttcttaaaatactaatgagaatttttaataaaagtatattacaaagttttcatttagaccctaaagattcatattaacttgtacaaaaatggcattatatgacccctttaagaatagTACAAGATGGCGAATGCATAAGAAAACGTATGGCCAATAACACATGCTTTCCATGTGTCCCCTTAGACCACGACCCAGATGTTTCATTTCTTCCTTGTTAATGTGTGTCAAGGCATATGTAAACATAAGAATGCAGTGTAACACCTTACAAAGaccataaacctaaccatgagAGTAATGAAAAAACAGATGTTTATAACGGAAGAAAGCAAAACTTTTGGGTTCAGAACATGCATTCAtaatatatttaatcattttacccctaaccccaaacctaaacctaaaaatAAATTTGAACCTCTGTGAGGGAAGCATATAGGATAGGTTGCTGTATAAGTCATGTGTTTTTGTACTAACTCCATCTCGTACTGTCCTTATGAATTCTCATGCGACTGTGTTGAAATAATTAGTAGGGAAAAGTCAATGCTTCTAACAAACTGTTGGTACAAGGGACAATATATTCTTCCTGCTTTTCAGTAAACGGTTTCTGATATATTTTGCTGCACAGTCTTCCTAAACAGTCTTTGCAATAGGCTTCTTATATATATAAGCTCGAACAGGAACATCTAAAAAAGGAAGGTCCATTTTTCCCAGCCTATACAAAAGAACAACTTAAGGAAAAATGTCTACTTCTTTcctaaattattatttacttaaatgATCTACTGCTGTTTTACATAAATCAAAGCAATAACCTATTTGTGCCTTCACGTTTCATTTTCATACTGCTAGAACATTGTTTAAAGTGATAATTcagttaaatatttaagtcttttttactgtaaatctccactttcacattcttgttttgtttatgggtgatttgcattcttcatacatattgtcacctactaggcagggaggatcatttataataaaaaattacttaaatattgatctgtttctcacccacacctatcatatcaattctgaagacatggatgaaaccactgaagttgtattgattacttttatgtagtgttgtataaagtatcaatttgtcatacttgagtaaaagtaaagataccttcatagaaattgactcaagtaaaatTTAAAGTAGCTCAGGAGAAacaacttaagtaaaagtattaacgtaactgatattaaatgtacttaagtatcaaaagtaaattGCATAATTACggaacagttcattaaacccatAGCAACATTtttgattggtggtgctcatcctttactcacactcatgccatcccagatgtttatgactttctttcatctgcagaacacaaacaaagattttagaagaacattACAGCTCTAtgggtcaattcaatgcaagtgaatgttggccagacatttcaagctacaaaaagcacattaagggagaataaagttatccatactactacagtggttataaatgtcctctgaagtgattcagtcggttttgggtgagaacaaacataATTGTAACTAATTTTCTCTGCATATCTTGCCATTACAATCTCTAggtacaatcatgatttcaagcttgatttcactttctagtgcgctacaggaagtgtaatcgagcttgaatcttaaaatgtcaagatttatagtcgaaaaaggagttatattttggtctattctgaCCCAAAACAAATTGGATCCCTTCAGAAGAAattgatgaaaccactggagtcttatggatagtaacggaatacatgtaacaggattacgtaaataaaatactgtattccactacagttaaatcattggtaattaaaatacagttacattcaaaaagtattttgattactgaagagattaatttgcattttattgtcatttgtttaatttaatatttagttctttcaaatggaaaacatttatgcatataaatgatgcgatccaaagtgcatttgaacagtggtgaaacactttcttatgatgtgtattttgtcttactgtactggcagagtttttatagtcaaaaaaagtatttagaatatgttactgaccttgagtaatctaacagaatatgttacaaatgacatttcacagcatgtattctgtaatctgtagtggaatacatttcaaaagtaaccctcccaaccctcctaatggattactcttatgctgcatttatgtgctttttggagctttagaaGTCTGGctactattcacttacattgaattgatctacataacagcaatattcctctgaaaagtcatacacatccaggatcgaatgagggtgagaaaattatgagaaatttcatttttaaatgaactgtccttttaatggtgcattcaagtcacatcagaataatcatatttatgggatgagtgtaaatgaacaccacagtccATAAAAAATGTACACTGAAGGAGGGAGTTGAGTCATATTAGTgaccagaacagagacttgtgggggtgggctcttttcatttgggccaataagcaaccacccagcaaccacccagaacaccctggcaactgcagagcaatgtgctaaaaatagagttaaaacaacttaacaatagcatagcaacaacctgacaaccacctagaacaccctggcacctgcagagcaatgtgctacaaacacagaaaacaacttagcaacagcacagtaacaacctgacaaccacatactgtagcaatgtgccaatacacacagcagagatcaccttgacaactgcatagcatgccctagcaaccatccagaaaaccctagttaCCACATAATGTAGCATAAATGTCCTACAAAGTAAATACAACACTTTATCACCCAccagaaaaatattatttaacagctttcataatgtttaagcctaaacttgTCAAATTAATTAgtcaacattttttttaacttacaTGAGCAGATTCTTGTCTTCCCTACAGGAGATTTGATTCGGATTCATGATTTGCAAATTGAATCATTCAAACCactttttgaatatttttgttcAAATCAAATGATTCTTTCAACTAATCACACATCACtatgtaaggacctacagagatagatgtggagtggtggtggcgtagtggctaaagcacagggctgttaatcagaaggttgttggttcgaaccccatggccaacaccattgtgtccttgagcaaggcacttaactccaggttgttccagggggattgtccctgtaataagtgcactgtaagttgctttggataaaagcatctgccaaatgcataaatgtaaatgtagatgttcttcaaaaacaaattgtgttctgcagaagaaagtcatacacatctggaatggcatgaaggtgagtaaatgatgagagaattttcatttttgggtgaaatgtccctttaaaaTCATTTCTTAGTCCTCATAAGAAAACGATGGATTAAATACAAACCAGACACTTGAAAAACATGAGTCAGGCCATTTGGCTGTTCTGCTTATGAATGAAAAACAGATACTGTCTATTTGAAAGCGTAACAAGTGTAACTATGCTTGTTTTCAGAccaaattttttaaaatgaattaactTCAAactgttagttcacccaaacatttaattatcattatttactcaccctcatgccatcccaaatgtgtatgactttctatcttctgcagaacacaaattactatttttagaaaaatatttcagctctgcaggtccatacaatgcaagtgaatgggtgccaaaatgttgacgttCTAAATATCCCATAAGGcagctgtgacagggcggagggcggggtctgattatacacacccggtcccttatcaggctaatcaagcctccgagagggataaaggccgactgcggaggattgtgcgggagagagagatagtttacggacatgtccgtcatgtgtgtttttctCCCGCACAATCGTCCACCCTGTcacagcagcataaaagtaatccatatgactccagtggttaaatttttatctttagaagtgatatgataggtgtgagtgacaaacagatcaatatttcatacctattttgcaagaaattcttctGGTTATAtcatatatttgtattgtttaggtccagttatgtttgttttttgcactcAGAACAGTCATAATTTGGTTTTCTGTGACCATTTTCTACCCTCTCTCTGATCCTTAGAATAAACAGACTGTTTTTGCTGCTATGCATTTAAGACTCTTTTAAGTAAATGGCACTTTTGCATGTGCAAAGAGTAACAGAGTAACAGAGCTTTGCTGCATTATTCAAGTTCCATGTTTGCTGTTAAGTCCAATGTAGTTTTAACTATTACTTACAAGGCATGATCAAGAAAAATATCTGAACTAATTAGGATTAGCAGAAATCTGATCGGCTGATGCTAGAATTCTCTCCAATCTAAATGGCTGATAGTTGGATGCTCTTCAAAGGGTAAAGAGATGGTGGTGATCATTCATCTTACCCTTGCTGTATACAGTCTCTGATTTGCTGCGCATTGTGGTGCGTGTTCTGTTCTGCACAGCTGCAGGTTGAGTAGTTAAAGAACTCTGGGTTTTTGTCTGGCCCTCTGCCTGGAGAGACGACAGGTCCTGCATGCTGAAACTCCGAAGCCCCTCGGAGAGAACACCCTGGCCCTGGATCATGGAGAGTCAGATAAATACTGTCACACTGTGTTCTGAAGACCATCATCTATAATCTTTTTTGTTTATACAAATTGTGCATTAAGATGTGGATGTTTGACTAGCCTTGTTTGGTTATTTTGTGATAAGGTGTGAACATAGTTGATATTTACTTcgaaatccatccatccaccctttATAACAATGACtgttccatgacctttccagacGTTTGTGATTATTAGATAAGGGTTTTTACAAATCATTTTGAATTAGACAATTTCCTTATTGATCATTTAGAGTGATATGTTTACTGGTTTGACCAATTCACCAAAAACAACCAACTCAGAAGAACAATCTGTTCACAAATTGGACATCTCTATGGATTACAAGCAAGTTTAACTGTACacaagagctgaaatatttgatgaaatattttagagcaaagCATAACTAGACTCATAACTATGTCAGCTATAGAAATGTCCATTTCCATCAATTAGCTATAGAACTTTCCCATTCTAAGATGATGTTAATTTCCATCACAATTCCAGGCTGAGGAAAAACAGTTTGTTTCCATGTTTTAACATAATTGTGGGATCCCTGCAACTTTCAGGGTATGAAATATGAGATATGTTTAACTGTACCCAATGGTGATATATAAAATGATTGATGAATGTAATAATTTTAACAATCCATtacagtataataaataatatttcttcTATGCATGTCAGCAAATTGGCAAAAGTAGATTACTACCTTGGAGGCAGCCATTACTGCAGCTGTTGCCGCCACATTCAAGCCTTTCTTCCCGAAATGCATCAAAGTGTCATAGCTTTTATCTTTTGCTTGGCAAAGATACTCATCGATATCCTGAGAAAGAGTCAGAAAGTCAGAAAAGTTcacatatgcattttttttaaatgatacttTCACTGCTTAAAGATGCAGTGCATTTTCTATGCCACTAGTCCAATCAATGTAAATCCCTTTGAACAAAGTTTCGACTGTGTTTAGCCTTTTAAGGGAGATCAACCTACAAATGCTTACTTAcaattgtctctgcacattaaactgggaaaggaaagtatttgtactttcttttgttttgttctacaaaAGTACATTTCAGCAAGTTTCTACATATTGTTgcaagtgtttttgtgtttgtcatATCAATTTGACCTTATTGTGTTCTCCTGACAAATTTCCTGTCACAAAAATAAAGAGCAGAGGAAATCACCCCAACAAGTTATGGGAAAAAGGGGTCAAATGTACACTTCCTCAGGAGCACCCATCAACTCAAACAATTACAGTTAttagcattaaagggatagttttcccaaaaaggaaaattctgtcatttttacttTCCTTTACCTCATGTCGTTTCAATGTACACGAGCTTTGGCAGATATGAAGATCTGTTCTTCACATAAAGGTttagtatgacttcagaagacttggaatgtagccCACAAGTGATATGGACAGTTTTATGGTAattttggtgttttgtttttgtaatttttgcagCTTGACAGCCCTTGATCAATATGCACTATCACTGTATGCAAAGAGCTGCATaacaatttttaataaaatgcttTGCTTTTACTTTCCACATAACATGTAACAGTATGGGTTTGGgctgacatgaaggtgagtaaataataatataatttctatTTTGGGGGGAATTCTGCCCTTAAAACCATTGGTGTTTGGAAAATTGAGATTCACTAATAAAGATGCTGCCTGCTAATTTGTCCATCTGAAATTTTAAATAAGTGTATTAGTGACAGCTTTGAACATTTGCTCAGCCTA
The Xyrauchen texanus isolate HMW12.3.18 chromosome 22, RBS_HiC_50CHRs, whole genome shotgun sequence DNA segment above includes these coding regions:
- the LOC127662197 gene encoding receptor expression-enhancing protein 1-like isoform X2; the protein is MVSWIISRLVVLIFGTLYPAYSSYKAVKSKDVREYVKWMMYWIIFALFTTAEVITDIFLCWLPFYYELKITFVVWLLSPYTKGSSVLYRKFVHPTLSSKEKDIDEYLCQAKDKSYDTLMHFGKKGLNVAATAAVMAASKGQGVLSEGLRSFSMQDLSSLQAEGQTKTQSSLTTQPAAVQNRTRTTMRSKSETVYSKDERKS
- the LOC127662197 gene encoding receptor expression-enhancing protein 1-like isoform X1; protein product: MVSWIISRLVVLIFGTLYPAYSSYKAVKSKDVREYVKWMMYWIIFALFTTAEVITDIFLCWLPFYYELKITFVVWLLSPYTKGSSVLYRKFVHPTLSSKEKDIDEYLCQAKDKSYDTLMHFGKKGLNVAATAAVMAASKGQGVLSEGLRSFSMQDLSSLQAEGQTKTQSSLTTQPAAVQNRTRTTMRSKSETVYSKGHDFDMTDYEVLNLEQCTSKEPPCPLTSTPTPTPSEPLTTPAHANNTPVLSPPEFCQDKPALHPSSPPVAKEEPQDRGKEGFATCGSPQLRFKRRAPEPPPRTLRPVTNSRSRNALTSYTEAM